A genomic segment from Clostridium pasteurianum BC1 encodes:
- a CDS encoding aspartate kinase, translated as MSLIVQKYGGSSLATIDKIKKVAENIINKKEEGNNVVVVVSAMGDTTDGLINLAKKISDEPDKRELDGLLSTGEMASASLLAMAIKEMGCDAISYTAYQIGMRTIGDYGKCLIEDLDDRRINRSLRKDKIVVIAGFQGINSIGDITTLGRGGADTTAVAIAVKLNAICEIYTYADGIYNIDPREYDGAKKLEEIDYEEMLELTSLGAELLHLRAIELAQKYKVPIHVGLSFGNVEGTIIREVNTMNMESKPVTGIATSDEDVAVTIKDIYSDINILSNLFEALASKKISIDMISQTAPIDGKVNVSFTIPKESLGECLNIIDDFAERENVYVDKDIDKFSVVGIGMKTSSGVAAKMFKLFSDNGIEVKMITTSQIRITCAIKQSDKQKAVELVIKNFRH; from the coding sequence ATGTCATTAATTGTACAAAAGTATGGTGGAAGTTCCCTGGCTACCATCGATAAAATAAAGAAAGTGGCAGAAAATATTATTAATAAAAAAGAAGAGGGAAATAATGTGGTAGTAGTGGTTTCTGCTATGGGAGATACTACAGACGGCCTCATAAATTTAGCAAAGAAAATTTCAGATGAACCGGATAAAAGAGAATTAGATGGACTTTTATCCACAGGGGAAATGGCTTCAGCTTCTTTACTTGCTATGGCTATAAAGGAAATGGGCTGTGATGCCATAAGTTATACCGCTTATCAGATTGGAATGAGAACTATAGGTGATTACGGTAAATGTCTTATAGAAGACTTAGATGACAGGAGAATAAATAGGAGCCTCAGGAAAGATAAAATTGTAGTAATAGCAGGTTTTCAAGGTATTAATTCCATAGGAGATATAACAACTCTTGGAAGAGGAGGAGCAGATACTACCGCGGTTGCTATAGCTGTAAAATTAAATGCAATCTGTGAGATATATACCTATGCAGATGGTATATATAACATTGATCCAAGGGAATATGATGGAGCTAAAAAATTAGAGGAAATTGACTATGAGGAAATGCTTGAACTTACTAGTCTTGGTGCAGAACTTCTCCATTTAAGAGCCATAGAACTTGCACAAAAATATAAAGTGCCTATACATGTAGGACTTAGCTTCGGCAATGTAGAGGGAACGATTATTAGGGAGGTAAATACTATGAACATGGAGAGCAAACCTGTAACTGGCATTGCCACTAGTGATGAGGATGTGGCAGTAACTATTAAGGATATATATAGTGATATAAATATTCTGTCAAATCTTTTTGAAGCCTTGGCCAGCAAAAAAATTAGTATAGATATGATAAGTCAGACTGCTCCTATAGATGGTAAAGTAAATGTATCTTTTACAATACCAAAAGAATCTTTGGGGGAATGTCTTAACATAATTGATGATTTTGCTGAAAGGGAAAATGTATATGTTGATAAGGATATAGATAAATTTTCTGTAGTTGGCATAGGTATGAAAACAAGTTCTGGGGTTGCTGCTAAAATGTTTAAATTGTTTAGTGATAATGGAATAGAGGTAAAGATGATAACTACTTCACAGATAAGAATAACCTGTGCAATAAAGCAAAGTGATAAGCAAAAGGCAGTGGAGTTAGTAATAAAGAATTTCAGGCATTAG